Genomic window (Dictyoglomus thermophilum H-6-12):
GTAATAACTAGGATAACTTCTAAGAAGTTTTCATTTTCATGTATTTTTAAATTTTTGACATATTTTAATTTTTCAAGTTCATTTAATTTTGCCTTAAAATGTTTATCAATTAATAGCTTAATCTCAAAACTTTCCGAATATTTACTCTTTAAAGAGGCTGGCGTGTCTATGGTTATAATTTCTTCACTTTTAAGAAAAGCAATTCTATCACAAAGTTCTTCTACTTCCTGCATGTAATGACTCGTAAAAATAATGGTTTTTTCATATTTTTTAATCTCTTAATTATATTTCTGATCTCTCTTGCTCCTATAGGATCAAGACCAATAGTAGGCTCATCTAAAAAGATGATTTCAGGGTCGTTAATAAGTCCTCTTGCAATCTGTAATTTTTGTTTCATTCCTTTTGAATATGTTTCTACCTTATCTTTTAATCTATTACTGGGTAAGCCAACAATTTCAAGTAATTCCTTTATTTTTTCTTTTCTGTTTTTATAGGGTACACCGTATAGATCAGCGAAGTACTCCAAATTTTCAATAGCGGACAACCTCGTATAAAGATTTCTTTCTCCTCCCATAACAAAATTTATACTCTTTCTAACCTTCTCAGGTTCTTTATGTTATGTCGTAGCCTAAAATTTTTACCTCACCACTGGTAGGTAAAAGTAAGGTACTAAGAATTTTTATAGTGGTAGTTTTTCCTGCCCCGTTAGGTCCTAAGATTCCAAAAATTTCTCCCTTATTTACTTGAAAGGATATTCCTTTGAGAGCAATTATTTTCTCTGGTTTCTTTTTAAAATCAAATATTCTTATTTTTATTAAGTATTTCCTATATAAATCCTTAACTTCTATTATTGACTCCTTTTATGACCTCCCTCAACCAATAAGCTTCAAAGCATCATCAGCACTTTCTCCACAAAAAATGTTATAGATAAGATTATGAAACCCAATAATAGAAGCTCCTTTACTGTTTTGATGTCTCCCAACTAAATAAACTCTTCCTATAATCTTTCCGTTCTCTATTATATGATATTCTTCCCATCTTTTTCGTTAGAATTAGAAAGTGAAAATTCTGCTCCTGGAATGATAAATAAAGGTGGATATTTATCAGGTGGAACCTCAATGGTATTTCCTAAAGATATCGCTTTCCCCGAATTAAATAATCCTTCAGTAATAATTACATATTCCTTCCATTCCTTTTCGGAGAGAAAATTATATATCTCTATGAAATTTTCCTCTGCCTAACTCACAATGCATTTTTAGTTTTACTCCTCGGAATTTAAAATTTTTTTCCCTCAAAATTTTACACGCAGTTAAGAAATTTTTTAACCATGTCTCTCATTAGACTTATACCTAACGTATTATGGGACTCTATTTCTTCACGCGTGAGAACAGTTTTTTTAATGTGATTTACATATCTATATAAGCTTCCCGCATGATGTTCGTCACAAGATAGATGAATTTCTACATTTTCCTTTACTATTCCCAAGTTAACTAAATTTTCTATGGTCTCTTTTACTCCTTCCTTTCCTTTTTTTAAAGAGATGACACCTTCTACCACTTGTAAAAATATATATTGGAATAGACCTTTCGAAATTTTTATAAGTCAAAATTTTAATAACTTCTGATAATCCTTTATATTCTAATGGTTCACCCCCAGTAAGTCTTATTTCTCTTAGTTTATTAAAATCTACTTTCCTCCAAAAATTAATGTGCCATTCTGTAGGTAAGTAAAAACCTAAAAATTTATTATAAGACCAACAATGAGCACAACTCCCGCTACAAGAAGGATTTAGGAAATAAACAACTTCCCATCCATTAGGATGTATTTTTTTATTATCAAAGTCCAAATATAATGGAAGATTCATTTTGTTTTAAGTATTATGATAGTATTCATACTTTTTCCATATAAGCCCTTCTATTACTTGTTTTGCAAAAATAGGTAGTATCCTTTTCCCTTCCTTTCTTCCTTTAAAATTAAAAATCTCCAAAAATCCAATCAAGGCTCCGGAAATTATTAAAACCAAGTGAAACCTTTGTAGTATCTTGGATTCTTTTTCTTGTTATCACCTTCTAAAGGATCCTCATATGCAATTCTCATAGTAAATATGAGCCTCACATATTCCTTTCACTTAAACCTTTTGTTTTCACTTTACCTTTTTGCATATGACTTTCAAATTTACCCTACTTGGGAATGTTGTTAAGATCTTATTTTCAAGTTTTATTTTTTTATATTTTTCAATTTTTTGTAATTTGAGTGTTTTTTGTAGAAAAATATTTGTATATGAATTATCTTTTTAAGAAGATTTATACTCCAGTTCCTTTATATCTTCTGGTACCTCCAAAAGGAGAAAAGTAATAACATAGATCCATATAAATATACAAAAACAAGGAGCAGGGTTTTGCCCTGCTCCTTGAAATTTTTAAAAGAAAGATTTTAACAGACTAACTTCTCACTTAGTTGGATATGGTCCTGTGTTTCCATTGCTATCCAGTTTTATTATGTAAACATCGATTCCACCTGCACCAAAGGAGGTTGTACCTCCTGCAACTATATATCCCCCATCTGATGTTTGCTGAATTGAACATGCCAAATCATTATCACTTCCACCGAAAGTTTTCTCCCACATTTTATTTCCATCCTTATCCAGTTTTATTATGTAAACATCTACTCTTCCTGCACCAAAGGAGGCTGTACCTCCTGCGACGATATATCCGCCATCTGATGTTTGCTGAACTGAAGCTGCCACATCATCACTTTTTCCACCGAAAGTTTTTTCCCACATTTTATTTCCATCCTTATCCAGTTTTATTATGTAAAAATCGTTTCCTCCTGCACCAAAGGAGGTTGTAAACTCCTGCGACAATATATCCCCCATCTGATGTTTGCTGAATTGACCATGCCCGATCATCACTTTTTCCCCCAAAAGTTTTTTCCCACATTTTATTTCCATCCTTATCCAGTTTTATTATGTAAACATCGATTCCTCCTGCACCAAAGGAGGTTGTACCTCCTGCAACTATATATCCGCCATCTGATGTTTGCTGAATTGAAGCTGCCCCATCATCACCTTTTCCGCCGAAATATTTTTCCCACATTTTATTTCCGTTACTATCCAGTTTTATTATGTAAACATCTACTCCTCCTGCACCAAAGGAATATGTACCTCCTGCGACAATATATCCCCCATCTGATGTTTGCTGAATTGAATATGCCCCATCATCACTTTTTCCGCCAAAAACTTTTTGCCAAGTTATCACTTCTTGTGATGAAGATGGTTGAGTAGGTTTTGAAGATTCACCTGCGTCCAGTTTTATTATGTAAACATCGATTCCTCCTGCACCAAAGGAGGTTGTACCTCCTGCAACTATATATCCCCCATCTGATGTTTGCTGAATTGAATTTGCATAATCATTACCACTTCCACCGAAAGTTTTTTCCCACATTTTATTTCCATTCCTATCCAGTTTTATTATGTAAATATCTTCTCCACCTGCGCCAAAGGAGGGTGTATATCCTGCGACGATATATCCGCCATCTGATGTTTGCTGAATTGAATTTGCCACATCATCACTTTTTCCGCCGAAAGTTTTTTCCCACATTTTATTTCCATTGCTATCTAGTTTTATTATGTAAACATCTTCTTCTCCTGCACCAAAGGAATATGTACCTCCTGCAACTATATATCCCCCATCTGATGTTTGTTGAATTGAACATGCCAAATCATTATCACTTCCACCGAAAGTTTTCTCCCACATTTTATTTCCATCCTTATCCAGTTTTATTATGTAAACATCTGCTCTTCCTGCACCAAAGGAATATGTGCCTCCTGCGACGATATATCCGCCATCTGATGTTTGCTGAACTGAAGCTGCCACATCATCACTTTTTCCCCCAAAAGTTTTTTCCCACATTTTATTTCCATCCTTATCCAGTTTTATTATGTAAAAATCGTTTCCTCCTGCACCAAAGGAGGTTGTAACTCCTGCGATGATATATCCCCCATCTGATGTTTGCTGAATTGAATATGCCCCATCATCACTTTTTCCCCCAAAAACTTTTTGCCAAGTTATTCCTTCTTGTGATGAAGATGATTGAGTGGGGTTTGAAAATCCACAAGACAAAAGAAGGATTAAGATTAATGGAATAATTTTAATATACCCTTTTAAATTCATTCTCTTTTACCCCCTTTTAAAGATTTGAGAGAGAAAGGAGAATGAATAGTTGTAAGAGATGTTATTACATTTTATTCTTGGCTATTAGTTTGACTTCTTTAAATTTTTTGTTATTATTTTAATCAATTTTAAAAAAATTTCAATATTCATATACTATCATATACTATTTTCACTTTAGTTTTTTATGCAAAAGACACAATGGGATATTTGTCATCAAAGGATCAAGCTCAATTGACCATCAATAAGCTGTAAAAATAATTTTTGAGTTTTTCTGTTCTATAGCTTGTGTGAATTGATAAAATCTTTATTTTAATAAAGCAAAATTTTTATGTTTTTAAATTTTTTTTGAAGATAAAGCGTTTTGGTAGTAAATTGCTTAGATTAAAGGATATGATATAATTAACAAAAAGTTTTTTCCCAATTTTGAGATATGCCCAAGGAAATTTCTTATATCAATAAGATCATATCCACATATGGATCTTATGCGAAACCGTTTTTAAACTGGATTTTGGAAACAGGCAAAATTTCTTCAACTTGGAAAGCTTATTTTTGGGCATTGAAATTATATTGGAAAGGGGAATACTTTTTAGCTTTAAGTAAATTAGAAAAAGCCCTTAATAAGGGCAATAATAGTAAAACATTATATTATCTTGTTCTTACGCAAAAGCTTGCATTCTTATCAAGAGTAAATAGTAAAGAAGGGGTAGAGCTCTTTCACAAATTAAAACGAGAATTCCCTTATATTCCATCTTACGTAAGGAATATTACATCTTCAACCCTTATTAATTACTACAATTCATTTCTTTCTTCCAATTCTTCAAAGTTTCGTATTTGGAGTAATAGATATTATTCTAATCCTTCTTCTTTAGCTTTTGTCTTCTTAGGTAAGGCAGGAGAGGAATTAAGAAAAGGAAACCTTAGAAGAGCCATATTTTACTATGTTAAAGCTTTTAGAACATCCCTATCTATTCCCCATCCAACAGGAATTATCAATAGTTTAAACAATATCTCTTGGAATCTTAAAGAAAGACATCCTAAATTTTCTCTATCATTAGCTAAAAAGGCTGTTTATTACTGTGCTTTATATAGGGAAGATCTATCTTATGATTTTGCTGTTCTTGATACTCTTTTTGAAGTACAGAAGATTAATAATGATCTTTCTATTTGTGAGACTTCTATGATTATTAAGCACTATTATAACTTTTTGTCGGATTCTTCTGGAAATTACAATAAACAGCACTACAAAAAAACCCTTGAATTCTCCAAAAGATTTTGTTTTGATCTGTCTTCTTCTAAAAACAATGAAAAATGGTTGGATTTAAACGAGGATATTAAGCCTGATTTTAATAATCTATCTTTGGATATTTTGGCTGAATTAAAGAGAATAAGCATATTTAAGGATTTCTGGAGAACCATAGAATTACTAAATAATATATCAAAGGAAGAAAGAAAAATTTTGATCCTCTCAGCCTTTATGAGTCTTTGTAATAGAAAGAAGCTATTCCCCTCTACCTCTAAGAAGATTAAAGATATATTGGATTTCTCAGAGAATATTAAAAGACTCATTAATTTTGCGAAGAGGGATTTTGAAGTTATGAAATTCTTATCGTATATTTCTAATGACCATCCCTTCTTTAAAGCAAGAATGGATTTGGCTAAAAAGTTTTTGGAAGATTTATATCCTGAGAAAAGAGATCTTTTTATAGATTTTTATCTCTCTTTGGAAGAGAAAGGAAGAGAGTTTATAGACACTTTTGTGAGGAATTATGTAAGATATGATAGAGATTGGCATATTAAAATACCTACTCCAGAGGAAATAGTTCCTTTTGTTAAAGAATTTCAGCTGAAGGAACTGCCTTCTTCTTTAGCTTATTTTTGCTTTGAGAAGAGAGAAAGAAGAAATTTCAATAAAATAATTAATGAAATGATGGTTAATGCTTAATACTACAGTTTAAAAAATCCTTTTAATTGCCTCTATAAAATCAGTGAAGTCTTTAATATCCTTTTTGGCATACTCATAAACTTTTTGATCTTCTATCTCCCAATATCTATGAACAAGTTTATTTCTGAATCTTATCATATTTCTTAATCTCTCCGAGAGATCTTTATCTAAGACTTTCTCTTTTTCAAGGATTTCTATGCATTCTCCTAAGCTGGAAACTCCCTTGTTGAATCTTTTAGCACAGATGTGAACACATATCCCTCCTAAGGCTTCTATAGCCTGGAGAAGGAAGTATTTTAAGGCTGCTATATTTCTCTTGTCAGACCAGAATTCATTTACATCTAAGGAGGTTAATTTTTGAATCTCCTCTAAGGATTCATTGATGTCAGAAATTCTCTGTTTTATTTTTTCAATATCTATCTGCATCAAGGAAGAAGCTCCTTTAAAGATAAGTAGGATATATACTCATTACTAATGGCTTCAAGGGATGTTGTTTCTATTAAATCTGTAAGGAATTTTTCGTCTCTTGTAAAAAGGAGAAGACCTGTTCTAAAAATGTTGTTTAAAAAAGAATTTTTGGCATAATTTAATACCCTTAAGTCAATAATCTCAAAAGGTAGGTTAATCTTTTTGGAGATTTCTTTTATCATTTTAAGTTCTAATTCCTCAATGTTTTTTTCGTCAATTTTGTTGAGATAAATACCTATGTCAATATCTCTGAAAGAAAGAGCATTTAAGAAAGATCCATATAAATATGCAAAAATTATATTCTCTTCCTCTTGAAGAATTTTTCTAATCTCATCAATAATTCTTTTTCTTTCTTTTTCATCAAGGGAGTAAAATTCCTTGTTCATAAAAATATTATATCATTGTTACTATATTTACGATTTTTCCATTCTCCAAATAAACAATTTTATTTATAAAGGTTTCCTTAGGTAAATCCTTAGGAGTAATGATGACACAAGTTGTATCTTTCATCTTTTCTTTTATAAATTTAAATATCTTTTCTTCTACCCTTGTATCTATTTCAGAGGTTGCCTCGTCAAGTATGAGAATTTCAGGATTTTTCAATATAGCTCTGAGAAAAGCAATTATCTTGTTTTGTCCTCCAGATGTTTTTACTCCTCTTTCTCCTATTATGGTGTCAAGCCCATTGGGGAATCCTTCCATTAAAAATTGGTATAAATCCATCTCTTTTAGGAGATTATTTATCTCATTATCAGAGATGTTGGGATTTGCATAGGAAATGTTATTTCTAACAGTATCATTAAATAAGAAGATATTTTGGGAAACAATTCCGATTTTTTCTCTTAAAGAGGAAAGCTTTATTTTACCTAAGTCGATACTGTCTATAAAAATTTTTCCTTCCGAAGGTTTATACATTCTAAGAAGCAGTCGGATTAGAGTAGTTTTTCCACTACCATTAGGACCTACTATTGCGACTTTTTCTCCTACTTTTATATCTAAGTTTATATTTTCTAAAACTTTATTTTTTCCATCATAGGAAAAGTAGACATTAACAAAAGATATTCCTTCTTTTAATTTATTAATTGTTATTTCACCTTCTTCTTCTTTTGCCATCTCCATAATTTCAGTAACTCTTTTTAAAGAGACAAGAGCTGGGTAAATAGTAAAATTAAAAGTAGCTAAACTTTGAATAGGACCATAAAGTCTCTGCGCATAGGCTGTGAAAGCAATATAACTTCCTAAAGTAAAGGATCCATTTATTATATCTAAACCTCCTCTCCATAGGATAAGAAGTCCGCCTAAAGCAATAAGAGTGATATTAAATTCTGAGAATAATGTAAAGATTATACTTTGTAGAACATTTTTTCTGCTAATTTCTTTAAATCCCTTTTCAATTTCCATAGCCTCTCTTTCCTCGGTAGCAAAAAGTTTAATTACTTCTGCTCCTGAAATTCTTTCTTGTACTTTGCCCATTAATTTAGCAGAGGATTCTAAAACATCCTTTGTAATATATGTAATTCTTTGAGACAAAGGTTTAAGAGCTAGATAATAAAAGGGTAAAATTGAAAGAGCAACTAAGGTTAATTTCCAATTAAGATAAAAGAGCATAAAAAGGGCAAAAATAAATTCTCCTAATCTTATTAATTGGCTTACTAATGTAGAAGAGAAGAAGAATCCTAATCCTTCTATTTCTCCAATTCTGCTTAAAAGATAGCCTGTTTGAGCTTGATCGTAAAAAGAGAAAGGTAGTTTCAAAATCTTTTTAAATAACTCACTTTTTAAAGTTGCGATAATTTCTTGGTTTAACTTTGTAAAAAGATATTGGGTCATACCAGAGAATATACTTCTTGCTATGTGAAGAATTGCCATAATAATGACCAAATTAACAAGTAACTTTGCATTTTTACTTCCTAATAAAACCTTATCGATTACTATCTTTGTTAAATAGGGAACAGGAATTGTAATAAAGGACGAGATTATAAGAAATATACTTGCGATTACAAAACTACCAAGATGAATTTTGAAATAAGGTAACAATATCTTAAGTTTTGCTAAGGAAATATCTTCTTTCTTGGGAGTAAGGAAATTAAAATCCTCTTTCATTTTTATGAATTCCCTTTTTGTATAATTTTTTCTATACTTATTTTTAACAAGATAAAAGGAAATAATAAACAATACTAAACTTTTTTAACATGAAAACTTGTTTTGTTCAAAGCGAAAATTTTTTCGTATTTCTTTACCACATTATTAAAGGAAATGAGAAAATCTTCCAAAGCTTCCCCCTTAATACATTCCTAATGTTCCTTTTCTTTTTGCATTTTTGTCAGCTATATCAAAAATCAAAATTCCTAATATGAAGAAGATTAGAGAGCTTATGACGAGCTTTGAAATATCAAGACTTAACGAGCTAAAGGGTATATTCTCTACATTATTTATTTTTTTAATAATGAAGCTCCTTGATGTATAGGAAAATATGAAAGGATTTCTTTTATCTCTGGAGTTAATAATTTCTCCTGAATAATTAGAGGAATTAAAAGAATCAAATTTAAAACTCCAAGCCAATTTCCCATACTTTTTACAACTAATACAAGTCCTGCAAGCATAAAAGCAAACCCATACAATCCAAAAACAAGAATGAAGAAGATAAGAAAACTAAGGGGATTACTAATTATAGTTACTCTATGAATTAGAGAGACTATTATGGCTATATAAAAGATATTTTTTAACGCATTAATAAAAGCTCTTACCAATAGAATACTTTTTATATCTGAACAGGATAAATGTAAATGCTCAAAAGTGCCATAATTTACTTCTTTTCCTATATCTTCTGGGATAGAGTCTATAGCAGATATTACGAAGAACCATATTATATATCCTATCATGTTATAGCTTATTACAGATATAGCTTATTACAGATTTTACCATTCCTGAACTTCCCATAAGGAAGTTAGAGGACATTGAGATAAGCCAAAAGAAGATGTAGAGAAAAATAAAAAATGGGAAGATGAGAAAGAGGTGATTTTTTAAGAAATTTTACAAAATTTCTTAACTCCGTCTGAAGTAAATATTTCACTCTTAATTCCTCCTCTCTACAAAGCTTCTAAATATCTCTTCAA
Coding sequences:
- the hepT gene encoding type VII toxin-antitoxin system HepT family RNase toxin, translating into MQIDIEKIKQRISDINESLEEIQKLTSLDVNEFWSDKRNIAALKYFLLQAIEALGGICVHICAKRFNKGVSSLGECIEILEKEKVLDKDLSERLRNMIRFRNKLVHRYWEIEDQKVYEYAKKDIKDFTDFIEAIKRIF
- a CDS encoding ATP-binding cassette domain-containing protein: MGGERNLYTRLSAIENLEYFADLYGVPYKNRKEKIKELLEIVGLPSNRLKDKVETYSKGMKQKLQIARGLINDPEIIFLDEPTIGLDPIGAREIRNIIKRLKNMKKPLFLRVITCRK
- a CDS encoding ATP-binding cassette domain-containing protein, giving the protein MIEVKDLYRKYLIKIRIFDFKKKPEKIIALKGISFQVNKGEIFGILGPNGAGKTTTIKILSTLLLPTSGEVKILGYDIT
- a CDS encoding nucleotidyltransferase domain-containing protein, whose amino-acid sequence is MNKEFYSLDEKERKRIIDEIRKILQEEENIIFAYLYGSFLNALSFRDIDIGIYLNKIDEKNIEELELKMIKEISKKINLPFEIIDLRVLNYAKNSFLNNIFRTGLLLFTRDEKFLTDLIETTSLEAISNEYISYLSLKELLP
- a CDS encoding ATP-binding cassette domain-containing protein, whose amino-acid sequence is MQEVEELCDRIAFLKSEEIITIDTPASLKSKYSESFEIKLLIDKHFKAKLNELEKLKYVKNLKIHENENFLEVILVITPESTAISNIFTNLKGIPIHDLIVKKISLEDVYLKLLGE
- a CDS encoding 4Fe-4S cluster-binding domain-containing protein gives rise to the protein MNLPLYLDFDNKKIHPNGWEVVYFLNPSCSGSCAHCWSYNKFLGFYLPTEWHINFWRKVDFNKLREIRLTGGEPLEYKGLSEVIKILTYKNFERSIPIYIFTSGRRCHLFKKRKGRSKRDHRKFS
- a CDS encoding ligand-binding sensor domain-containing protein, translated to MNLKGYIKIIPLILILLLSCGFSNPTQSSSSQEGITWQKVFGGKSDDGAYSIQQTSDGGYIIAGVTTSFGAGGNDFYIIKLDKDGNKMWEKTFGGKSDDVAASVQQTSDGGYIVAGGTYSFGAGRADVYIIKLDKDGNKMWEKTFGGSDNDLACSIQQTSDGGYIVAGGTYSFGAGEEDVYIIKLDSNGNKMWEKTFGGKSDDVANSIQQTSDGGYIVAGYTPSFGAGGEDIYIIKLDRNGNKMWEKTFGGSGNDYANSIQQTSDGGYIVAGGTTSFGAGGIDVYIIKLDAGESSKPTQPSSSQEVITWQKVFGGKSDDGAYSIQQTSDGGYIVAGGTYSFGAGGVDVYIIKLDSNGNKMWEKYFGGKGDDGAASIQQTSDGGYIVAGGTTSFGAGGIDVYIIKLDKDGNKMWEKTFGGKSDDRAWSIQQTSDGGYIVAGVYNLLWCRRKRFLHNKTG
- a CDS encoding ABC transporter ATP-binding protein, encoding MKEDFNFLTPKKEDISLAKLKILLPYFKIHLGSFVIASIFLIISSFITIPVPYLTKIVIDKVLLGSKNAKLLVNLVIIMAILHIARSIFSGMTQYLFTKLNQEIIATLKSELFKKILKLPFSFYDQAQTGYLLSRIGEIEGLGFFFSSTLVSQLIRLGEFIFALFMLFYLNWKLTLVALSILPFYYLALKPLSQRITYITKDVLESSAKLMGKVQERISGAEVIKLFATEEREAMEIEKGFKEISRKNVLQSIIFTLFSEFNITLIALGGLLILWRGGLDIINGSFTLGSYIAFTAYAQRLYGPIQSLATFNFTIYPALVSLKRVTEIMEMAKEEEGEITINKLKEGISFVNVYFSYDGKNKVLENINLDIKVGEKVAIVGPNGSGKTTLIRLLLRMYKPSEGKIFIDSIDLGKIKLSSLREKIGIVSQNIFLFNDTVRNNISYANPNISDNEINNLLKEMDLYQFLMEGFPNGLDTIIGERGVKTSGGQNKIIAFLRAILKNPEILILDEATSEIDTRVEEKIFKFIKEKMKDTTCVIITPKDLPKETFINKIVYLENGKIVNIVTMI